Within the Pseudorasbora parva isolate DD20220531a chromosome 20, ASM2467924v1, whole genome shotgun sequence genome, the region acacacacgtgcacaactgcacttcccacatgtacaccttcaaagacaaaaatacgacgatataattcaagtataaatatgtaaataacacaagccgctaagcatattatatagttagtgtataacttgtaccacatagagacgtcctgctctagtcgtttttgctgctgctcctgttcaactgcagcctctgggtctgattccggatcatagatgtatggctgtatctgattaaaagccatatttttattttgaataaagtttttttcccgctgttgacacagctttacaacgcactcgactcaacatagcagcagcgagcacacgtcattatttagctccgctcacatgacacgcccccacccgctcggcttttttcggaaagactcggaacagcgcatctttcttatataattataaaaaaaataaagacttttcggagatatgcaggatgcaatgctactctataggtactcaagattgacatgacactgactgaaactgagtgtttcagcCCCCCTTTAAGGCTttgattatgaatttaattaggttatatatataatgcatgtctgaCACTTGCTTCAAACTCGACCGGTCCTTGCAATGAGCCACTGCTTCGGAGCTTGTATCATGAATTTATCTATCCTAATTAAATTTATAATCCTAAAATTATGAATTTAGGATTATATATATGCATGTCTGACACTTACTTCAAACTCGACCGGTCCTTGCAATGAACCACTGCTCATTTATGTAGGTGAATTTTACAGATACTGATGAATTTAATGTGTTCACcttgataataaaacattaagcgtgtgtgtgtgcaattatttctttagacaaggacagaagatcaaaccagctttaaaaaaaaaaaagttggaaaCCGTCACAGAAATTAATGGTTTCTATTAAAATACCAATAGGAACCGTTGGCTTTTACAATTTAAACCACTACAGATTTTTCTGATATGTGTGTGGAACATTCTATTAAGATGTGATGCCCCCATCAATAGAACCCAACATATCAGAAGAAAGCCACAGAGACCACAATAATTCCCATTACAACCAGCAAATGCAGTAGAATTTCAGTAATGGTTTCTagggttttttattttattattattaagtatcATGTGTGAAAGCACATAAGAAATACAGCCGGCAGATTTCAAACCTGTCAACACTGATTGGGCTGTCAAAGCAGTCAGGTGGTTCACTACAGGAGTGAAGCAGTGTGTTTGCTTCAGAAAGCATTTTCATGTGACTAGTGACGTAATGATACAAGCTCTGAAGCAGTGGTTCATTGCAAGGACCAGTCGAGTTTGAAGCAAGCGCCGGTGTCAGACGTAACATCACTACATTATGTGGTCCATTTCTCCACAGGGAGGTATTGGACTATGGGAGGGAGGCAAGGACTTAAACACGGCAATAAGTGACCATTTTCAAGAATTTCTAGAAACTAATTTTTGCATTCATGAAACCATTTGATAAGAATCTgggtttctttttttaaatgaactttATTTTGCTTCCCATTGTCATGTGCCATCATTACATCCACATTTACAGCTGTATGTCACTTCCAGATACTTATGGACACCCACACAGGGATCAGAGAAGACAGAATTTGATGCGTCGAGTTGACAAGACTTCTTCCCATTGCAGCTTAAGAAAGAAAATAGAGAAGAGTCTATTAGCTCTTGAAATCTGAAGTCAATAATTTAGGTCAATGTATCAAATGTCCATTTAAGATGCAGGATAATGGGATATAGTTTGTACAGGTTTCAAAAACAGCTGAAGAGTGTGACCTAACATCTAAAGTGACGAGATGAAGAGGCTCTGCTGTACCTGGAAACAAGGCTGCTGGTCTGAGGACTGTAACAGTCGCATGTGGTTGCCAATTTATGAGGGCAGGTTTCAAGATCCCGGCGGCCATAATTGGCATGATGAATAGAGAGAACTCCAACTTCTTTTGATACACAAACAGACACGGGTCAGAATTTCATGACTGATGGATTGCCAACACATCTTAAATGTCAACTCTTTCAAAAATGACAACATGTGCCAACATGTACTGTAGCAGGAAGATCCAGTCAAAATATTGTGGACATGAGGACCTTAAGGATTCAACAAGATGCTGTACCCGGCGGTCTCAACATATTAGAGAACATACAGAAAAAGGACAACTTACCACACTCAATGATGCTTTTTTGCCTGGCACAGGTTACATTTCTCTCTACAATAGTTTGTGGGGTAGTAGAAAGAATTAACAGAACTTTGTACTCATTTGCCATGCCTTACAGTTATAAAGATCAATTTATGACAGAAAGTTACTTACTTGCTGGGATACAGTCATAAGACAAAGTCAGGTATTTATAAGTCCCAACACAAGGATCAGAGAAAACCGAGTTGACTGCAGAGACAGTACAGCTCTTCAGTCCATCACACCTGATTCATGGACAGACAAATGACAAGTAATGCTTTAATAAACTATAGACAACTCTGCATCTAGTGCATCGAAAGATAATGGTTTATGATCTCAGGTAAACCTACCGAGCAGACATTATAGAGAGGGATTCAGCCTTTTTGCAGTTGTTATTTGAGAGCTGATGAGCTGGTTTTCCAGTAGCGCAGACGGTGCAGTCAGTTCGCCCATAGTTGGCATTAAGGACCTTTATGAAACCAGTATCTGACAtggtttcaaaaaaaaaaaaaaaaactctatgAAGCTAGAAACAAGTTGAAGTCCAGGCTCCAGATACCCTCATGATCTTCCTCCTCTCGCATACTCTCCTATTTGGGAACAAATCTCAAAAGACTGGATTACTCACCACATTGGAGAGATGCAGAGTTTCCTTCACAGGCGACGACActtctttcttctgcagaaaGAAGAAACATAAGATTTAGTAAAACGACTGGTTTTGCACTTGGAAGTCTTTAACCAGACTGTACAGTATATATGTTAGTTGCCTTACCATGTGGAAAGATGATTATTAACAGATAACTTTGTACTCATTTGCCATGCCTTACAGTTCTAAAACTGTAAACATCCAATTTATGACGGAAAATACTTACTTGCTGGGATACAGTCATAAGACAAAGCCAGATATTTATAAGTCCCAACACAAGGATCAGAGAAAACCGAGTTGACTGCAGAGACAGTACAGCTCTTCAGTCCATCACACCTGATTCATGGACAGACAAATGACAAGTAATGCTTTAATAAACTATAGACAACTCTGCATCTCGTGCTTATAAAGTAGTGCATAGAAAGATAATGGTTTATGATCTTTGGTAAACCTACTGAGCAGACATTATAGAGAGGGAATCAGCCTTTTTGCAGTTGTTATTTGAGAGCTGATGAGCTGGTTTTCCAGCAGCGCAGACGGTGCAGTCAGTTCGCCCATAGTTGGcattaaacgtgcagtatgtaacttttggccactagaggtcacccattcaaaataataacaacagacgtactttgatgacgttgggaaagtgcgtgggctcatgggagttgttgtcgtTGTCattgtcaaccagcgaatctggcacctccagcagaaaacatgttcactgacaaggtaaggtatcgttatattacatctctattgtTGTTACGTTTAActtagttacggcttttcactttatgtattgtcaatctaatgaaatagcatcGAGCTACCATTAGGtctacttaacaaacttatcagtgacgttagctaatgtgtgagacagaatgttgtgcgggcggtcgctagGTCAACATATAAGTTGAGTGACAggtatgttgacatattaaccgcgcatcataatttgagttactcaaattatagacatgTTGTCATGGCATCCGCgcttgtcgaacattctgtctATCAACTTGAGTCGCTGTTACTAACGTTTATGTTAGATCACAGGAATCTAACGTTACTACCCTCGTCCTGGAGAGATGTTGTCCAGACTCTTTTCGCTACAAAACATGTTTCATTACAAGTAATTCTAATAATTATATGTTTCATACGCCGAATCAGTtgtcattgtgtgtgtttggatcAGGTTTGGATTGAAAACCTTACGTACAGGATGGTAACGCTCTCCAGAACGAGGGTTGGAGACTTGCTCGCTGTGAAATTAGTTCACAATTAGGTAACGTTAGCACTTATATTATATTGTGCTATGCCAACAACGTGTTGTAAAGAAAACTGTAATTATATAATTACAAAACCATAGCAATAAGACTTATGATCACATAAGATGTACATCTCATACACATGCATCTTATGTGACCATAAGACTTATTGCTATGGTTTTGTACTTATCGAATTATAAtgtcaaacatttattttgtaattatcaaatacataaaaaagaCCTATGGTGAACTGATCATGTCCCTTCTGTAtctcaatatttttatttttattttagaattttgtagtaatatttgacaattaaaaaaaatgtattatattaaatCTAACTTTAGCAAAGACAAAGATCAAACAATATGTAGGTATTTATAATAAAAGAATAGTCAAAAACCCATAGGAAGCAAGtagtaaattaaaaatataatacaatataatttataaattttaCATAGACAAAAAAcagttaattacattttttttactcaagtatgggggtttgaaataaaatctaaaaataatgtttgtttTCCTGTCAacatgtgaatatattgcaggGAGAGACAGATAGCTCCTCACCGGATGCCTCAATAGCATCATTAGATATTAGCGATGAGACGTGGAGTCCCCAGCATGGAAAGAAAGACTTGTTATTTGGAAGAGTAACTGCAAGAGAAAGTAGGAAAGGGACAGGAAGGGCAATTAGAGCAGCTGGAGTGAGTGGGAGAGGAAGACCGGTAGCTAGGGGAAAGGCAAGAGCAGGCAGAAGAGCAGCAAGCAGTGGAGCAGAAACAAGTGAAGCAGTCGAAGTCATCGGTGAAGGAGGAGTGATTGGAGCTGCTGTAGGGATCGAAGCACCAAGAGGAAGGACTGTAGGTAGAAGGAGAGGGACGACAAGAGCGGAAAGTACTGCAAGACACAGCAGTGCAACCAGGGGTAGACAGGCAG harbors:
- the LOC137049380 gene encoding L-rhamnose-binding lectin CSL3-like; the protein is MSAQCDGLKSCTVSAVNSVFSDPCVGTYKYLALSYDCIPAKERSVVACEGNSASLQCDTGFIKVLNANYGRTDCTVCATGKPAHQLSNNNCKKAESLSIMSARCDGLKSCTVSAVNSVFSDPCVGTYKYLTLSYDCIPAKRNVTCARQKSIIECEVGVLSIHHANYGRRDLETCPHKLATTCDCYSPQTSSLVSSCNGKKSCQLDASNSVFSDPCVGVHKYLEVTYSCKCGCNDGT